The Filimonas lacunae genomic sequence CAGAACAGCCAGAACAGATCAAACCTTTGCAACACTTGGAATCCTGCTGGTCGCATTGCGAACCTGATTTAAGGCATCCGCCTGCACCATCATCACCACCCATAATCTTTCTCATTTCATCACGGCTAAGCATGCCTTGAATGTCCTTCAATTGAAATTTTGTTTGTCTCATTGTTTTTCATTTTGTAATGTTGATTAATAATCTGTTTTGCCGAATGGGAGGCACAAATTCTTTAAGCCCTTTTTCGCGAAAAAAAAGTTTATTGTAGAAAATAATTCAGATCTTTCAATTCGTACATAGCAGGCAGCTGGTTGCCGTTGATAAAAAAAGTGGGTGTATACCTTATATCAACTTTATCACACCACGCATCCATAGCTTCCAATTTAGAAGCCTGCCTGAGCAATTCTCCATTCATGGGATATTTACCAGCAAAAGCATCAAAATTCAACATCCCTTCTTGATACCAATCATCCAGAGCCTTTTTGGTAACCTCGGCATTATTCTTTTCTGCAATAGCAAGTAAATAACGAACTGGAGGTGCTTTGAAATCATCTTCATCATTAGAAGCCGTAAATATTATCTGTACCTTCAGATTGTTATTATTCTCCAGAAGTTTTTCTATTTCAGGGTGAGCATTAGCGCATGGCCCGCAATAAGGACTGCAAACTTTGATAATGGTATTGGTTGCTGCCGGATTACCCAGCAGAATCCCCATCCCTTCTGTAGAATAGGCTATCTTTTTCGACTTATTCAATAGAGTTGAAAATATTTCTTCATTATACTTCATTCGCATGAATTGCCTACGAGAACGTTTAGCATTTTGCACTTTAATAAACAGGGGCTTTAGTAGATACCAAAATCCAATTGTTGCAAAAACAAGCAAAAGAGGAATTGCCGCAAAAGGCTTAAATGTTATGGATACAAATGAAGAAGATAGAATGCCTGAACTAAGGGCAGTAACAAATTCTAAAGCCAGAACAGCTTGCACAGATAAGCAAAGTAAACACCACTGCTTTGCCACTCGCCATTGATAAAAAATAGAGAAGAATGTATAGGGCAATGCGCATAAATTAAGGAGGACTAGCAGTGAGACTATATAAAAAGCATTTTCGGCCGGCAGCAAACTGGCAATTAACATTGATAAAAAGCTACCTGAAAAATAAAAGAAGCCTATCTCACTCCAGCTTATTACAGAAAACAATTTTGAACTTTTGGAGTTCAGGATTGCATTGCAATTCATCGCTTTTCCTCCCCCCGTGCATAACTTTTGTAAAGCGGGATTAACTTTATCTATTTCATACCAAAGCAGGAGACTTGTAAAAAAAAGGCCGGCAAGTTTTAGTGATAATAATACGGAGTAACCCCATGTAACGCCCGCACTTGCAGCCCCGAAGCTAAAAGCGATAATAGGTAATATGAACATCACGAGTCCTATTCCTATATTCAAGCGTAATTTATTTTGAGAAAGGCGCTCTTTTTTTCTACTCTCAAAATAGTTTTTCTCACCGGAGGCTTCATTTGCTTCTACAAATAATGTAATGCTGCTCCATATCTTTAAAAATTCGTCTCTCGATATAACAAACGGTTTTTGTTTATCTGTATAGTAGGTAATCTTATTTTCAGTTACTCCGGTTACCAGCAAATAGCTTTCTCCCTTTTTAGTATTACAGTCAGCGATAAACGGTAATGGATAAAAATCCAAATCTTCTATAGATGCACGGACAATACGTGTATCTATCTTCCAGGAATGTAATGCATCATGCAAACTCAACATACTGGGATAATCGGGATGGTTTTGCAGGGTTTCAGATATAGTACTATCTGTAACAGGCACTTTCAGTAAACGCAATAATTTTTGAATTACTGATACGGCTTTTTCATTACCGTTAAAAACGTCTTTAATCATATCTGGCTTTTTTATCGGGGTGATAAACCCCCTTGGGGGAAGTTGTAATAAGATTAGCGAATGTAATTTAAGTACTCCCCATAAGTTTTGCTTGATAAACATACATAAAAAATCAATTCAAAAAAAAATCTATATTAGACGTTCATTTATTAACGTATGTCATTTCATTTTTACACGCAGCTCAACTCTATGGATTGTGGGCCTACCTGCCTGCGCATGGTTATCAAACACTATGGCAAACATTATAGCGCTGATTTTATACGACAACAAATGGGATTTAGCAAGGCAGGAGTTTCTCTATTGGGCATAAGTGATACAGCTGAAAAAATGGGATTTCGCACAAGAGGCCTGCAGATTAACTATAAGATGCTTCAGAATGTACAGCAACCCAGTATTTTACATTGGGATCAAAATCATTTTGTGGTACTAATAGAAGCCAGTAAAAGAAAAGTAAGAATAGCAGACCCGGCGCATGGCATATTAATGTATACACCAGAAGAATTTCAGGAACACTGGGCTTCCAATATATCTGAAAAGGATGGGAAAGTAGGTACTGTACTCATGCTGGAGCCAACACCTGATTTTTACAATGACTATGGGGATAAAGAAAAAAAACTAAGTTGGGGTATTTTTACACAATATCTCAGGCAAAACCGATGGCAGATCTCTCAGGTCTTTTTTTCGCTTCTACTCAGTTCTATCATTCAATTGCTGCTTCCTTTTCTAACGCAAACAATGGTAGACACAGGTATCAATACCCAAAACCTTCAGTACATTACAATTGTATTAATAGCACAGCTTACCCTTACATTTAGTAATGCCATTGTTGTGTTTATTCGAAGCCGGCTCCAATTAAACATCTCTAACAGCATTAACTTATCTCTCCTTTCTGATTTTTGGATAAAACTCAGCCGGCTCCCTTTGTCTTATTTTGATTCCAGGCATACAGGTGATACATTGCAGCGCATTAACGACAACCAGCAAATACAGAAATTTTTAACAGGAGATGCCTTATCCATTATATTTTCGGGTGCTAATTTTTTAATTTATGCTGTTATTTTGACTTTCTATAGTGTGCCTTTATTCCTCGTCTTTATGACCGGTAATATTTTATACTTTGGATGGATACGTCTGTTCTTATTTCTGCGCCGAAAAATTAACTACCAGACATTTCACCTTTCGGCCACAGAGAACAATGCCACATTGCAGTTAGTGCAGGGCATGCAGGAAATCAGGCTAAACAATGCGGAAAAATTAAAACGGTGGGAATGGGAAAATATACAGGCGCTGATATATAAGCTCAATTTTAAAAGCCTGAACTACAATCAGTGGCAGTCTACAGGCGGCTTATTCATTACACAAGGCAAAGATATTATACTTAGCTTTATGGTAGCTAAAATGGTAATTGAGGGGCAATTAACATTCGGAACTATGCTGGCAATTCAATATATCATAGGGCAACTAAGCAGCCCGGT encodes the following:
- a CDS encoding peptidase domain-containing ABC transporter, which codes for MSFHFYTQLNSMDCGPTCLRMVIKHYGKHYSADFIRQQMGFSKAGVSLLGISDTAEKMGFRTRGLQINYKMLQNVQQPSILHWDQNHFVVLIEASKRKVRIADPAHGILMYTPEEFQEHWASNISEKDGKVGTVLMLEPTPDFYNDYGDKEKKLSWGIFTQYLRQNRWQISQVFFSLLLSSIIQLLLPFLTQTMVDTGINTQNLQYITIVLIAQLTLTFSNAIVVFIRSRLQLNISNSINLSLLSDFWIKLSRLPLSYFDSRHTGDTLQRINDNQQIQKFLTGDALSIIFSGANFLIYAVILTFYSVPLFLVFMTGNILYFGWIRLFLFLRRKINYQTFHLSATENNATLQLVQGMQEIRLNNAEKLKRWEWENIQALIYKLNFKSLNYNQWQSTGGLFITQGKDIILSFMVAKMVIEGQLTFGTMLAIQYIIGQLSSPVQQLIGLSQSIQDTKISMERLNEIHTLKEEEPPEQHFVNELPESKTLSIQQLSFTYPVAGSNPVLENISLTIPEGKTTAIVGVSGSGKTTLLKILLKVYEGYDGNIHVGNKNFRHLGHTFWRNQCGSVLQDGYIFNDSIARNIAVSDEYIDYPKLLDSCKIANILSFIETLPNGLNTKLGADGTGISQGQRQRILIARAVYKDPQYLFLDEATNALDANNEKDIVENLQDFFKGKTVIIVAHRLSTVKNADNVIVLHNGQVAEEGSHEYLASIQGKYYELVRNQLELGQ
- a CDS encoding vitamin K epoxide reductase family protein, with product MIKDVFNGNEKAVSVIQKLLRLLKVPVTDSTISETLQNHPDYPSMLSLHDALHSWKIDTRIVRASIEDLDFYPLPFIADCNTKKGESYLLVTGVTENKITYYTDKQKPFVISRDEFLKIWSSITLFVEANEASGEKNYFESRKKERLSQNKLRLNIGIGLVMFILPIIAFSFGAASAGVTWGYSVLLSLKLAGLFFTSLLLWYEIDKVNPALQKLCTGGGKAMNCNAILNSKSSKLFSVISWSEIGFFYFSGSFLSMLIASLLPAENAFYIVSLLVLLNLCALPYTFFSIFYQWRVAKQWCLLCLSVQAVLALEFVTALSSGILSSSFVSITFKPFAAIPLLLVFATIGFWYLLKPLFIKVQNAKRSRRQFMRMKYNEEIFSTLLNKSKKIAYSTEGMGILLGNPAATNTIIKVCSPYCGPCANAHPEIEKLLENNNNLKVQIIFTASNDEDDFKAPPVRYLLAIAEKNNAEVTKKALDDWYQEGMLNFDAFAGKYPMNGELLRQASKLEAMDAWCDKVDIRYTPTFFINGNQLPAMYELKDLNYFLQ